GTAATAGAGCATGACCCGGCCGACGCGCAGGAATTCGACGTCCTGGTCCTTGCCGCCGAAGCGCAGCTGGCCGGTATAGGCCTCGACGCTGCGGCCATACTGCAGCTCGACCTGGGTGACTTCCAGCACCGCACGCAGCTTGTCGGCGTCCGGTACGTCCGGTTTCGCCAGCAGCGCCTTCAATCCGGCGATACGCTGGCGGCGCTGGTCGAGCCGGAACGGCGCATCCGCCTGCACGAAGCGATCCAGCCAGGCGACCATCTGCTGCAAGGCCGGAGCGACTTCGATCTGGCCGGGCACGCCGGCGGACAGCTCGCGCTCCAGCTGCGCGCGGCGCGCGGCCTGCTCGCCAGCGTGGCGTTCGAGCGCCGGCAGGTCGGTCTTGAGGCTTTCCAGCTGCAGCACGCCGCGGCGCATCTCGTCGCGCATGCGGCGCATGTCGTCGTCCAGCTTGTCGATGCGCGCCTGGGACTTGGCCGCTTCCTGGTGCGCCTGCACCAGCAGTTCAATCGCGGGGTTGGCGCTGTCGGCGGCGAGGGCGGGGAGTAACAAGACAACCAGCAGCAGGGCCATGACGATACGACTGGCGCCGGCAAGAGTCGCCTGCAGGCAGACTCCTACAAAGGCTGACGCTCTTTTGTAGGAGCGTGCCATGCGCGCGACCGGCGCAATGGCGATCTCCACGACTTTCGCGGGAATGACGAGACTGGTCCGGGGCCGGCGCCTGATCATCTGTACCACCCGCAAGCCCGTCTGGCGATCAGGAACCACCCTGCTGCGGGCTGGTGACGAAGCCCATGCGGCGCATGCCGGCGTTCTGGGCCGCGGCCATGACTTCGGCCAGCTTCTCGTACTGCGTATGCCGGTCGGCGCGCAGGTGCAACTCCGGCTGCGGCTGCTGCCGAGCCGCCACCGCCAGGCGCTCGCCCAGCTCGGCGCGGGTGAGCGGGCTGTTGTTCCAGTACAGCGTGCCGGCGGCGTCGATGGCCACGGTGACGATCTCGGGCTTCTCGGTGCTCTTCTGCGTGGTGGCCTGCGGCAGGTCGATCTTGACCTGGTGGGTCAAGAGCGGCGCGGTGATCATGAAGATGATCAGCAGCACCAGCATCACGTCCACCAGCGGCGTGGTGTTGATCTCCACCATCGGTGCGTTATGGCCTTCCTGGTCGAAGCTGCCGAAGCTCACGGCTTGACCCCCATCGAAGCGCGGGTGGCCGCGACCTGCAGCATGTCGCGACCGCCGCCCTCCAGCACGCGCGCACCGGTGGTGAAGTAGGCGTGCAGGTCGTGGGCGAAGGCGTCGAGGTCGGTCAGGATCAGGCGGTTGCTGCGCACGATGGCGTTGTAGGCCAGCACCGCGGGAATCGCCACCGCCAGGCCTAGCGCGGTCATGATCAGCGCCTCGCCGACCGGCCCGGCCACGGTCTCGAGCGAGGCCTCGCCCTTGGCGCCGATGGCGGACAACGCGTGGTAAATGCCCCAGACGGTGCCGAACAGGCCAATGAAGGGCGCCGTACTGCCGACCGTCGCCAGCAGCGTCAGCCCGGATTCCAGGCGCGCGGTCTCGTGGCTGATGGTGTGACGCAGGGTACGGGTGAGGAAGTCGCTCAGGCTGGTGGCTTCGCCCAGGCGGTTGGGCGCGTGCTTCTGGTAGTGCTCGGCGGCCTTGGCGCACTGCCGGGCCAGGCGCGCGAAGGGGTCGTCCGGGTGCTTGTCGAGCTGCACGATGGCCTGCGCCAGCGAGGCCGCGCCCCAGAAGGCATCGATGATGCCGTCCATGTGCGTGCGCACCTTCCACAGGTGCCAGGCCTTGGTCAGGCCGT
This is a stretch of genomic DNA from Nevskiales bacterium. It encodes these proteins:
- a CDS encoding DUF3450 domain-containing protein is translated as MEIAIAPVARMARSYKRASAFVGVCLQATLAGASRIVMALLLVVLLLPALAADSANPAIELLVQAHQEAAKSQARIDKLDDDMRRMRDEMRRGVLQLESLKTDLPALERHAGEQAARRAQLERELSAGVPGQIEVAPALQQMVAWLDRFVQADAPFRLDQRRQRIAGLKALLAKPDVPDADKLRAVLEVTQVELQYGRSVEAYTGQLRFGGKDQDVEFLRVGRVMLYYLEPEGARQGYWDRSTRRWQPLPAEERERLEAALDMARGETPPELMELLLPAPGAGS
- a CDS encoding biopolymer transporter ExbD; its protein translation is MSFGSFDQEGHNAPMVEINTTPLVDVMLVLLIIFMITAPLLTHQVKIDLPQATTQKSTEKPEIVTVAIDAAGTLYWNNSPLTRAELGERLAVAARQQPQPELHLRADRHTQYEKLAEVMAAAQNAGMRRMGFVTSPQQGGS
- a CDS encoding MotA/TolQ/ExbB proton channel family protein — protein: MNGSFLGQMDTVVFSTLIVLVVMSAASWYYGLTKAWHLWKVRTHMDGIIDAFWGAASLAQAIVQLDKHPDDPFARLARQCAKAAEHYQKHAPNRLGEATSLSDFLTRTLRHTISHETARLESGLTLLATVGSTAPFIGLFGTVWGIYHALSAIGAKGEASLETVAGPVGEALIMTALGLAVAIPAVLAYNAIVRSNRLILTDLDAFAHDLHAYFTTGARVLEGGGRDMLQVAATRASMGVKP